GTACCTTTCTTTACCGAACCGGTGTCCCGGGCGACCTCGAGCGCCTCGACGGCGTCGTCTTCGAGGTCCGCGGGAACGTCGAAATCAACGTATACTGGCATGATGGATCACGTCCCGCGCGTGGGCTCGCGCTCCCTCGCCTCGTGCGAGGCGGACGGCGTAGCGTCGTCCGATCGCCCTCGCACATACCGACGCGCGTCGGCCTGGGTCCCTGACTGGGAGCATCATCAACCCCACGCGGGCTGTACACCGGAATACTGCCGCCCCACATTTAAGCGCTTCCGAACGCGTTCGACCCGTGGGACAGTGGCACAAGCGCTCTCGCCTCAGTTTTCGGGAGCCGTCACCCGAACCACTTGCTTGCCGATATTCACGCCGTCGAACAAACCCAGGAAGGCGTCGGGCGCGTTCTCTAGACCGTCGGTGACCGTCTCGCGGTACCGCACGACGTCGTCGGCCACCCAGCGCGCGAGGCGCTCGTTCGCCTCCTCGTATCGCTCGACGTAGTCCCGCACCAGTACGCCTTCGACGCGGGCGCGCTTGGTGATGAGTTCCCCGAGCTTCCGCGGTCCCGTCGGTCGCTCCTCGGCGTTGTAGAGGGAGATCTGTCCGCAGACGACGACCCGCGCCCTGACCGCGAGGTTGGCGAACGCGGCGTCCGTGATCGGCCCGCCGACGTTGTCGTAGTAGACGTCGATGCCGTCCGGGCACGCCTCGGCCAGCGCGCCGCGCACGTCCTCCGTCTCGCGGTAGTCGATCGCCTCGTCGAACCCCAGTTCGTCGGTCAGCCAGCGAACCTTCTCCTCGGCACCGGCGATCCCGACGACGCGACAGCCGGCGTGCCTCGCGATCTGGCCGACGACGGAGCCGACGGCACCGGCGGCCCCCGAGACGACGACCGTGTCGCCCGGCTTCGGCTCCCCCACGTCGAGGAGGCCGAAGTAGGCCGTCCGCCCCGGCATCCCGAGCACGCCGAGCGCGGTCGAGATCGGCGCACGGTCGGGATCGACGGGAACGAGCGCGTCCTCGTCCGCCACGGCGTAGTCCGCCCACCTGAGGTTCCCGTTCACCACGTCCCCCTCCTCCCAGTGCGGGCTGTTCGACTCGACGACCTCGCCGACGACGCCCGCGTGCATCGCCTCGCCGACGTCCCACGGCTCGGCGTAGGACTCCGCGTCGCGCATCCGACCGCGCATGTACGGATCGACCGACATGTACCGCGTTCGGACCAGCACCTCCCGCGGACCGGGCTCCGGAACCTCGCGCTCGACCAGCTCGAAACAGTCCTCCGTCGGTCGCCCGTCGGGGCGCTCCGCCAACAGCCACTGCCGATTCGTCTCCGACATGTCCCGCGAGAGGGACGGGGGGACCGTCACGTTGTCGACGGCGGGGGATACCGCCGCCGTTCGCGTCGGGGAGCGGCGTCGACGGAGAGCGACGGACTCGGTCTCCGGGCGACCGCAGGACGGATTATCGCCCGCCACGGACGGTCCTCCATGCTCACCTCCCTCGTGCGCTCGCTCCGGGCCGAGGCGCGGCGGGCGAACGAGCGCCGCCTGCTCGCGCTCGCGGGCGAGCACGACGCCTGCCTCGACGCCCTCCCCGGCGTCCTCGACGCCGGCGCGATCGAGGACGCGGTCCTGATCGGTCACCGCGACGTTCGGGGGCTGACGCGCCACGAACCGCGGCGGGCCGACGAACTGCTCGGGACGACCCGCGAGTGCGTCGTCGTGGACGCCCACGATGAGTGTCGCCCCAACGCGCTCGGCCGCGCGGCGGGCGCGGTCGACGGCGGCGGGCTGCTCGTCCTGCTCGCGCCGCCGCTCGACGCGTGGCCCGACCGGCGCGACCGCTTCGACGAGTCGCTCGCCGTCCCGCCGGACGCCCTCGACGACGTGGCGGGGAACTTCCGCCGCCGGCTCGTCCGCCTCCTGCGCCAGCACCCCGGCATCGCGATCGCGGACCCGGAGACGGGAGCCGTCGAGCGCGACGGCCTGACCGAGCCGTACCCGGCGCGCGAGCGGGGAACGCCCGACCCGCCGCCGCGCCACGGCTTCCCCGACGCCGCCTACCGCGCCTGCCTGACGGACGACCAGGTCGCGGCCGTCCGGGCGTTCGAGACGCTCCGCGACCCCGACGCGGCGGTCGTCCTCGAAGCAGATCGGGGGCGGGGCAAGTCGAGCGCGGCGGGGCTGGCCGCCGGATCGCTCGCCGCGGTCGGGCGCGACGTGCTCGTCACCGCGCCGACGCGGGGGGGTGCCGTCGAACTCTTCGCCCGCGCCCGGGAACTGCTCGACGCGCTCGGTGTCCTCGCGTCGGCGGATGACGGCGACCTCGCGGCGACGGGCGGCGGGCGCGTCCGCTTCGAGCGCCCCGCCCGCGCGGCGAACCTGCCGGGCGACCCGGACGCGGTGTTCGTCGACGAGGCGGCGGGCCTGTCGGTCGCCCTGCTCTCGTCGTTCCTCGACGGCCCGCCGGTCGGGTTCGCCACGACGGTCCACGGCTACGAGGGCGCGGGGCGGGGGTTCTCCGTGCGCTTCCGCGAGCGCCTCGACGCGAGCGACCGCGACGTGACCGACTGCGTGATGCGCGCGCCGATCCGCTACGCCGCGAGCGACCCCATCGAGCCGTGGCTGTTCCGCGCGCTCCTGCTCGACGCCAACCCGCCGGTCGAACCGCTCGTCGAGGGGGCGACGCCCGAAACGGTCGCCTACGAGCGCCCGACGCCCGGGGACCTGCTCGCCGACGAGCACCGCCTCCGGGAACTGTTCGGCCTGCTCGTGCTCGCGCACTACCGGACGGAGCCGAACGACCTCGCGCGCCTGCTCGACGCGCCGAACCTGACGGCGCGCGTCCTCGCGCACGACGGTCACGTCGTGGCGGTCGCCCTGCTCGCCCGCGAGGGTGGACTCCCGCCCGCGGTGCGCGAGCGGGCCTACCGGATCGGGCGCGTCCGGGGAAACATGCTCCCGGACCTCCTGATGGGCCAACTGCGCGACCCGGCGGCGGGCGCGCCGGTCGGCCGACGGGTGGTCCGGATCGCCGTCCACCCCGCCGTCCGGTCGCGGGGTCTCGGCTCCCACCTGCTGGGTCGCGTCCACGCGGAGTTCGGCGACCGCCTCGACTGGTTCGGCGTCAGCTACGGCGCGACGCCGCGACTGCTGTCGTTCTGGCGGGCGAACGGCTACCGCGTCGTCCACCTCTCGACGACGCGCAACGAGACGAGCGGCGAGCGCTCTGCGGCCATGCTCCGGCCCGCTGGCGCGGAGGGCGCGGGGGGCACGAACGGCGCGGCGGACGCAGAAGACGCAGAAGACGCAGAAGACGCAAGTGACGCGGGTGGCGCGGTGGACGCGGCGGACGCGGCGGACGCGGCCGACGCCCTCCCCGACCGCCACGCGCGCTGGTTCCGCGAGCGGATCGCGGGCGTCCTCTCGGATTCGCTCGCGGATCTCGACCCGGACGTGGTCCGCGCCGCGCTCGCCGCGACCGGCGGTCGGGCGGCGCTCGACCTCGGCGACCGCGAGTGGCACCTCGTCGCGGCGGCCGCCTACGGGCCGGGGCAGTTCGACGTGCACCCCGAGCCGTTCCGCCGCCTCGTCGTGCGCGCGCTCACCGACCCCGA
The Halomarina pelagica DNA segment above includes these coding regions:
- a CDS encoding NADP-dependent oxidoreductase, producing MSETNRQWLLAERPDGRPTEDCFELVEREVPEPGPREVLVRTRYMSVDPYMRGRMRDAESYAEPWDVGEAMHAGVVGEVVESNSPHWEEGDVVNGNLRWADYAVADEDALVPVDPDRAPISTALGVLGMPGRTAYFGLLDVGEPKPGDTVVVSGAAGAVGSVVGQIARHAGCRVVGIAGAEEKVRWLTDELGFDEAIDYRETEDVRGALAEACPDGIDVYYDNVGGPITDAAFANLAVRARVVVCGQISLYNAEERPTGPRKLGELITKRARVEGVLVRDYVERYEEANERLARWVADDVVRYRETVTDGLENAPDAFLGLFDGVNIGKQVVRVTAPEN
- the tmcA gene encoding tRNA(Met) cytidine acetyltransferase TmcA — translated: MLTSLVRSLRAEARRANERRLLALAGEHDACLDALPGVLDAGAIEDAVLIGHRDVRGLTRHEPRRADELLGTTRECVVVDAHDECRPNALGRAAGAVDGGGLLVLLAPPLDAWPDRRDRFDESLAVPPDALDDVAGNFRRRLVRLLRQHPGIAIADPETGAVERDGLTEPYPARERGTPDPPPRHGFPDAAYRACLTDDQVAAVRAFETLRDPDAAVVLEADRGRGKSSAAGLAAGSLAAVGRDVLVTAPTRGGAVELFARARELLDALGVLASADDGDLAATGGGRVRFERPARAANLPGDPDAVFVDEAAGLSVALLSSFLDGPPVGFATTVHGYEGAGRGFSVRFRERLDASDRDVTDCVMRAPIRYAASDPIEPWLFRALLLDANPPVEPLVEGATPETVAYERPTPGDLLADEHRLRELFGLLVLAHYRTEPNDLARLLDAPNLTARVLAHDGHVVAVALLAREGGLPPAVRERAYRIGRVRGNMLPDLLMGQLRDPAAGAPVGRRVVRIAVHPAVRSRGLGSHLLGRVHAEFGDRLDWFGVSYGATPRLLSFWRANGYRVVHLSTTRNETSGERSAAMLRPAGAEGAGGTNGAADAEDAEDAEDASDAGGAVDAADAADAADALPDRHARWFRERIAGVLSDSLADLDPDVVRAALAATGGRAALDLGDREWHLVAAAAYGPGQFDVHPEPFRRLVVRALTDPDPDPPLDADAERLLVRRVLQARGWRTVAEELGFQTPSGARRAAGRAFRALCERYGGSAVAEERGRYE